The region CTCCGGTGGAATAAACGGTGAATTGACCGACGAGATTGCGGGCCAGTTGCCGTTCATCGGCGAGGAGAAGTTTTTTGAACTGGGTGATGTCCTGGAACGATTCCCCGGTGGCCAATTGACCGCTGGCATCGACGGGCAAAGCTTCCTTGAACTGGAGGGGCTGACCGCTGCGGGCCAGACCGGCAACGCGGGTCTCTTTCTCGGCCAGAGCGCGGTATCTCGTGCGGAAGCCGCCCGCGATATCGAAGCTTTCCAGGGCGAAGCCCGGTGGATCAATCTGAGCGTGGCAGCCATTGCACGAGACCTGATTGCGGTGTTTGGCCAGTTGTTCCCGAATGGTGGTGGCACCACGGAGATCAGGTTCGACGGCGGGAACGGGGGGCGGCTTGGGCGGTGTCTTACCCAGGATGCGATCCATGACCCAGGCCCCGCGAACGACGGGCGAGGTGGTGGTGCCGTTGGCGGTGACCGTCAAGATGCTGGCCTGTGTGAGCAGGCCGCCGCGTACCGAATCGGGAGGGAGCATCACCTTCCGCAATGTGGTTCCCTCCATGGCGGGGAGACCGTAGTGGATGGCGAGTCGTTCGTTGGCGAAGGTGAAATCGGAGTCGATGACATTCCTCACGGGGAGGTTGCCAGTCAGCATCTCTGTGAAGTAGAGCCGGGTTTCTTCGAGTGCGGAGTCGGTGAGCCAGTCGTCGAGATAGTAGTCGCCGTAAAGGCCTGCATCAGGGGAGTTGTTGAGGATTTTGCGTTGATCGAGCCAGTAGTCGATGAACGATGTCACGAAGCGATCCCGGCGAGGGTCGTCGAGCAGGCGCTGGGTCTGTTGGCGCAGGACCTGGGGATCGCGTAATCGACCGGTCTTGGCCACGGCGCGAAGTTCGGCATCGGGTTCGGAGTTGATAAGGAAGTAGGAGAGCCTCGAAGCGAGCGCGAAGTCGTCGAGCGGGCCGGGTTCGCTATGGCAGGTGGTGAATTCGGGCGAGCAGAGGACCGCCGTATAGCCTGCGATCATCGCCTCGCGAAAGGAGACTCCCAAAGCGAGCTGTTGCTGGATCACGGGGAGGAAACGGAGCTGTTCCGATTCAGGAACCGGTCGACGGTAGGCCCGCTCGACGAACTGTTTGAGCAGCCGTGTCGCATCGGCCTGGTGATCCGTGGAGACGATTTCGACCGATTGACTCTTCTTTTTGCTTCCCGGAGGAAGGCGAATCGGCAGGTCGCCGAAGAGCAATTGATGCCCCCGCGGTGGCCAGATCTCGTGAATGGGACCCTCAACCTCCAGCCAGCGATAAACCACTCCGGGTTGCCCGTCGGCCTCCGCCAACGGATTCTGCCAACGTGTTTCGCCGGGGCGCGAGCGGAAGAAGCGGGAGGCGTCGGGACGGATGGTTTCACCTGCCAGAAGATCGACTTCCAACTCATGAATACCTGCTTCCGGCTGAACGTCGAATGCACCCAGACGTCGCAACTGCCGAGGTGGCATTTCGGCATAGATGGTCACAGGCTCGGAGCGACGCCCCGCGCTGACATCATCCAGATTGGGAATGAACCATTTGGGCGACATGGCCTTGGGATTTTTGAGATTGTGATTGGAGCCATTTGGCCCAACCCATGCCGAATGGGCCATGATCCGCAACTTGTAGCGGCCCGAAGCGGGAGCACGGAACTGGTCAAACTTCGGTTCGACCGGTTCATAGGCCCCCTGCACCAGACCGATCCCTTCGAGTTCCCGCGCCACCGGATCGGCGGCACCGACGGACATCGGCTCGGTGCCGTCGCGCACCTTGGGCTGGGCGGTGTATCCCATCACGGGGAATGCGGCCCGCTCCGGGGCGGTGTTGAACTGGCTGAAGGTCATCTTGCGGGCGAATGAACTCTGTTCACGCGCATAATACTTCCGGATGGGCACCTCGGGGGACTGCGGTCGTTCGACCACAACGCCGTTTAGGGCCCGATCAGCGGCTTCCAGATAGCGGGCCATCTGCACGTGGGAGACATCCAGCGCATCACCGACTTTGTTGTAGCCATGCGCGACGGCATCCTCGGGAAGGATCGAGCGAATCGGCAGCCACGGGGCGTCCAGCAGATCTCGCAATGTGTTCTCGAACTCGATGCGGTTGAGGCGCCGACGGGTGGCACGGCCCTGGGCTTTGGTTTGCCGCTCTTCCTCGGTGGTGATCGCCTCGTTGATGACGCGGAGCAGCGCGGTGCGATCCGACGGTGTGATCGGATCGCCATCCTTGGGTGGCATTTCGCCCGATTGAACGCGGTCATGAATCCGCACCCAGACTTCGGCATTCCGTGGATCGGTCGGATGGAGTGGCAAAGCGGAGAGATTCAGCTGACCCGAAGGACTCGTCGCATCATGGCAGGCGAGGCAATTGGTCTTGAGCAGGGCCGTCAAATCCTCTGCACCCCGCGCGGAGGGCGCGAGAAACAATCCGGCAACGAGGACAAAGACCCTCAGCATCACAAAACCTCAACATGGGCCAGATCGACATTTTCTGGCCAATACAATGTGAACACACTGATAAGCATACATTAATGTAATGTATGGCATGGGGAATTGCGATGGGATTGTGCCATGCGGGGATGGGGAGGATGAATCGGATTCTTAACCGGTAGGGTGCGCTCTGCGGACCATGTTCGACCTGCCCTGTCGATGTAATTCGAGAATCTCAGGCAAAAAAGCACGCAATATGGTCCGCACAGCGGACCCTACGGGATTGAGTCGCGGCGCAGGGCTTGACCAGTCAGGCTGGCTGGGTTCTGGCGAAGATCATGCTGGTTGCCCCAGGCCACGAGTTGTCCTCCTTGTTGTCCGGCACCTGGGCCCAGGTCGAGAATCTGATGGGCAGCCCGGATGACATCCAGGTGATGTTCGACCACCAGCAGCAGATGACCCGCCGCCACCAGCCGGTCAAAAACCTTCAGCAAGGCCTTCACGTCTGCAGGATGCAATCCGGTGGTTGGTTCATCGAGAGCAAAGCAGCGCTGGCCTTGAAAATCGGGGCGTGCGAGATAGCTGGCCAGGCGGATTCGCTGAGCTTCACCAGTTGAGACCGTGCGCATGGGCTGGCCCAGTTTCAAATAGCCTAATCCCAGTTCACAAAACAGATGCAACGGACGGGCCAGCCGCTCAAAGTTCGCAAAGAACTCGGCGGCTTCAGAGAACTCCATGCGTAATACGTCACCCAGCGATTTCCCACGAAAACGAATCGCGAGTGTGGCCGGGTTGAATCGATCTCCCGCGCAGGTTTCGCAAGTCGTTTTCCAATCGGGGAGAAAATCGGCCTCCAAGGTCACTTCACCCTGGCCCAGACACACCGGGCAGCGGGCCTCGGGGTGCCAGGGGCTGAAGCGTGCGGGGGTAAAGCCTCTCAGTTTGGCATCTTTCGTCGCAGCGTAGATTTTACGCACCAGATCCCACAGACCGGCGACTGTCATCGGGAATGATTTCCAGCCACGACCGACAGGTGATTGACCAATCGTGACGACCTCGATCAGTTCGTCAGGAATCGTGGCCATCAAACTGCGATCGCCACTGGCGAGAGTTTTTGAACCGGGCCGCTGATGTCGAGCATTCAACGCCTGCTGAAGTGCAGGCAAGATCCCTTCCATCAGCCAGGTGGTTTTTCCCGAGCCGGAAACTCCGGTGAAACATACGACTTGCCCCATCCCCAGTTTAAGTGCCGGAACATGCACATTTCGCACCCGTATGGGCGGTATCGTGATGAATCCCGCGTCACAACTACCGAGGATAATCGACTCAGGCAAAGCTTTGTTAATCGACGATTGATCGTGCTGTCGATCATCAGGTGAGTCAGTCGCCCGGATGAGTTGACGACATCCCTTCAGCCATGGGCCAATCACCGATTCGGGAGCTTCCGCAGTGGCTCGCGGCGTACCGGCTGTCACGAGTTTTCCCCCGAGATGGCCAGCTCCGGGGCCAAGTTCCACCAGCCAGTCCGCCCCTTGCAACAGATCGACTTCGTGCTCGACAACGACAACCGTGTTGCCGACATCCCGCAGAGCGTTCAAAGCGTTTTTAACACGATACAGATCGGCACGATGCAACCCGCTGGAGGGCTCATCCAGCACAAAGCAATAGCCCTTCCGCTGACTGGCAATCAATGTCGCCAATCGACTGCGGGTCAGTTCTCCTCCCGATAAGGTCTGTGCTGATCGATCCAGTGTGAGATAGCCCAATCCCAGCCGCTGGAGTCCATCGAGCCGGCGGATGATTTCGGGGATCAGGTTCTGCCGGAGCAGCCCCTGATGAGTTGACCTTCTTTCCGGAAGAGCTTCCTGTTGCCATGCCGTTTCGATCTGCCGCATGGCCTTCAAGGCATCATCCACATTGAGCTTTAACCAGTCGGGAAGAATTCGCTTTTCCCAGAAAGTATGCCGGGCGACTTCCCCCAGTCGGCTCCCCTGGCACTCTGCACATTTCTCGGACGACACCACTTGAGCAACAGCTCGCTGGGACTGGGCCTTGGAGGCCGACTTTTGCTGTCGTTTGGGTTTGGGTGATTCTTCGGCCAGGCAAACTCCCAAAGCCAGGCAGGCAGGGCAGGCACCGGCAGCACTGAAGTGGCTGAAGGTACGTAACTGTGGATCAGCAAACGAGCGATGACAGGGACCGCAAAAACGGATGGTCGCATAGTGACGATCCGGGGCACCATCGATCGTGACCAGACAACAGCCGTGCCCCAGACGCAGAGCCACATCGAGCGACTCGGCCAGTCGACTACGGATTCCGTCCTTGATGATCACTCGATCGACCACGGCTTCAATCACCGGCCGAGGGGCATCTTCAGGCAATACAAAGACATCTGAAGTATCGATCAGTTTCCCATTGATCCTGGCTCTGACAAAGCCTGACTGTGCAATCTGCCGGAGTCGATCCTGAGGCGAGATGCCAGGGTCATCATCGACTTTTGCCAGCAGTTGGAGTTTCGTTCGCTCGGGCAAAGCCACCAGGTCATCGAGGATTTCATCGTGTGTCGACTGCTCGACAATCGACTGGCACGATGGGCAGTGCAGTACACCGGCTCGAAAATAGACCACTCGCAGAAGATCATGAATCTCCGTGAGAGTGGCTAAGGTCGCCCGCGGACCTACCGATAACGTGCGGGAATCGAGACAGATCGTCGGTGGCAAGCCTTGAATTTCATCCACATCGGCCCACGACTGCCTGCGAAGTTGTCTACGAATCTGAGGATTCAATGTCTCCAGATATCGCCGTTGTCCTTCGACAAACAAAGTATCCAGGGCCA is a window of Planctopirus limnophila DSM 3776 DNA encoding:
- a CDS encoding DUF1592 domain-containing protein; the protein is MLRVFVLVAGLFLAPSARGAEDLTALLKTNCLACHDATSPSGQLNLSALPLHPTDPRNAEVWVRIHDRVQSGEMPPKDGDPITPSDRTALLRVINEAITTEEERQTKAQGRATRRRLNRIEFENTLRDLLDAPWLPIRSILPEDAVAHGYNKVGDALDVSHVQMARYLEAADRALNGVVVERPQSPEVPIRKYYAREQSSFARKMTFSQFNTAPERAAFPVMGYTAQPKVRDGTEPMSVGAADPVARELEGIGLVQGAYEPVEPKFDQFRAPASGRYKLRIMAHSAWVGPNGSNHNLKNPKAMSPKWFIPNLDDVSAGRRSEPVTIYAEMPPRQLRRLGAFDVQPEAGIHELEVDLLAGETIRPDASRFFRSRPGETRWQNPLAEADGQPGVVYRWLEVEGPIHEIWPPRGHQLLFGDLPIRLPPGSKKKSQSVEIVSTDHQADATRLLKQFVERAYRRPVPESEQLRFLPVIQQQLALGVSFREAMIAGYTAVLCSPEFTTCHSEPGPLDDFALASRLSYFLINSEPDAELRAVAKTGRLRDPQVLRQQTQRLLDDPRRDRFVTSFIDYWLDQRKILNNSPDAGLYGDYYLDDWLTDSALEETRLYFTEMLTGNLPVRNVIDSDFTFANERLAIHYGLPAMEGTTLRKVMLPPDSVRGGLLTQASILTVTANGTTTSPVVRGAWVMDRILGKTPPKPPPVPAVEPDLRGATTIREQLAKHRNQVSCNGCHAQIDPPGFALESFDIAGGFRTRYRALAEKETRVAGLARSGQPLQFKEALPVDASGQLATGESFQDITQFKKLLLADERQLARNLVGQFTVYSTGAPVRFSDRPAIESILNEAAANGYRTADLIHALVQSPLFLNK
- the uvrA gene encoding excinuclease ABC subunit UvrA (The UvrABC repair system catalyzes the recognition and processing of DNA lesions. UvrA is an ATPase and a DNA-binding protein. A damage recognition complex composed of 2 uvrA and 2 uvrB subunits scans DNA for abnormalities. When the presence of a lesion has been verified by uvrB, the uvrA molecules dissociate); this translates as MEETENVGTIRIRGARTHNLQNLTLDLPLGKLVGVTGISGSGKTSLALDTLFVEGQRRYLETLNPQIRRQLRRQSWADVDEIQGLPPTICLDSRTLSVGPRATLATLTEIHDLLRVVYFRAGVLHCPSCQSIVEQSTHDEILDDLVALPERTKLQLLAKVDDDPGISPQDRLRQIAQSGFVRARINGKLIDTSDVFVLPEDAPRPVIEAVVDRVIIKDGIRSRLAESLDVALRLGHGCCLVTIDGAPDRHYATIRFCGPCHRSFADPQLRTFSHFSAAGACPACLALGVCLAEESPKPKRQQKSASKAQSQRAVAQVVSSEKCAECQGSRLGEVARHTFWEKRILPDWLKLNVDDALKAMRQIETAWQQEALPERRSTHQGLLRQNLIPEIIRRLDGLQRLGLGYLTLDRSAQTLSGGELTRSRLATLIASQRKGYCFVLDEPSSGLHRADLYRVKNALNALRDVGNTVVVVEHEVDLLQGADWLVELGPGAGHLGGKLVTAGTPRATAEAPESVIGPWLKGCRQLIRATDSPDDRQHDQSSINKALPESIILGSCDAGFITIPPIRVRNVHVPALKLGMGQVVCFTGVSGSGKTTWLMEGILPALQQALNARHQRPGSKTLASGDRSLMATIPDELIEVVTIGQSPVGRGWKSFPMTVAGLWDLVRKIYAATKDAKLRGFTPARFSPWHPEARCPVCLGQGEVTLEADFLPDWKTTCETCAGDRFNPATLAIRFRGKSLGDVLRMEFSEAAEFFANFERLARPLHLFCELGLGYLKLGQPMRTVSTGEAQRIRLASYLARPDFQGQRCFALDEPTTGLHPADVKALLKVFDRLVAAGHLLLVVEHHLDVIRAAHQILDLGPGAGQQGGQLVAWGNQHDLRQNPASLTGQALRRDSIP